One Candidatus Dadabacteria bacterium genomic region harbors:
- a CDS encoding HPr family phosphocarrier protein, translating to MSQKPLVRNFVIRNRLGLHARAAAVLVALTSRFSSSIMIRKDSFEIDGKSILGVLSLAAIYGTEVAVRIEGEDSELAMEEVSHLIESGFGEGIDPEN from the coding sequence TTGTCGCAGAAACCGCTTGTAAGAAACTTCGTAATAAGGAACCGTTTGGGTCTTCACGCCAGAGCGGCCGCGGTTCTGGTCGCCCTGACCAGCAGATTCAGTTCCAGTATAATGATAAGGAAAGACAGTTTCGAGATAGACGGAAAAAGCATACTGGGTGTTTTGTCCCTTGCGGCCATTTATGGCACTGAAGTTGCCGTTAGAATAGAGGGGGAAGACTCGGAGCTTGCGATGGAGGAAGTCTCCCATCTGATTGAAAGCGGCTTCGGAGAAGGAATCGATCCGGAAAACTGA
- a CDS encoding tetratricopeptide repeat protein, producing the protein MGFGTEDWYFFQVRGLKKLPEKKFFLLSSLFLCLSCSGVGLFADPDRGLESVDQEDAYYHFALSALHLEQGDLPRALKSLEEAERIDPRSSEIKYRLALIYTVLNMREKAVAKFTQSIVLDPSNSPAYRDLARIYLAYPDEAMKERGKKFLLKAVETDPGDKETYLLLCATELYSGNLEKAQKYAEKSLSISPKDVTGHFYLGSIASRRNDLDTAVKHYKRALEIQRTYYPAFAGLVETLEKAKRIEEAIEQYESAIRKFAPYRDVFISYGNMLYRHRRFEEAIKQYHNAEAADPENPEISFRIGLLYLESGSYEEAIGELKQVFERLPAHFGAKYYSAVAHTKLGQYSQSRMLLDSIPQSSDFHVDAVVHGAYIDELEGSEQKAINILKELHEKNPYNPKAVNSLGEIYGRQGRQEDSISLYGRYLEKHPDDESVLYSLGVSYYYSDRIPEALSVMEDIISRNPRSFDAMNFIGYTYAERGEKLDYAEELIGKALELAPGRAYIIDSLGWVYYQKGDFTRALEYLLRASEIPPPDAAILEHVGDVYEKLGKRELAVENYAKALELLDSKKLVTVEDRKIRARLQEKLKEFRRDEA; encoded by the coding sequence TTGGGTTTCGGAACCGAGGATTGGTATTTTTTCCAGGTGCGTGGCTTGAAGAAACTTCCTGAAAAAAAGTTCTTTCTTCTGTCCTCTCTCTTTCTTTGTCTTTCCTGCAGCGGCGTGGGACTCTTTGCTGACCCCGACCGGGGTCTTGAGAGCGTAGATCAGGAGGATGCGTATTATCATTTTGCGCTCTCGGCTCTTCATCTGGAACAGGGGGATCTTCCGCGCGCCCTGAAGAGCCTTGAGGAGGCGGAACGGATTGACCCCCGGTCTTCTGAAATAAAATACCGTCTCGCCCTAATTTACACGGTTCTTAATATGCGCGAGAAGGCCGTTGCCAAGTTCACGCAGTCCATCGTTCTTGATCCCTCAAATTCGCCGGCTTACAGGGACCTTGCCCGCATCTACCTTGCATATCCGGACGAAGCCATGAAGGAAAGGGGCAAGAAATTCCTTCTCAAGGCCGTCGAGACCGATCCCGGGGACAAGGAAACCTATCTGCTTCTCTGCGCGACTGAACTGTATTCCGGAAATCTTGAGAAGGCGCAGAAGTACGCCGAAAAGAGCCTTTCAATAAGTCCTAAGGATGTTACGGGTCACTTCTACCTTGGAAGCATCGCTTCCAGAAGAAACGATCTGGACACTGCGGTAAAGCACTACAAAAGGGCTCTTGAAATTCAACGGACATACTACCCCGCTTTCGCCGGGCTCGTTGAAACCCTTGAGAAAGCCAAAAGAATCGAAGAGGCGATAGAGCAGTACGAGTCGGCGATCAGGAAATTCGCTCCTTATCGCGACGTCTTTATTTCCTACGGGAACATGCTTTACCGACACCGCAGGTTCGAAGAGGCCATAAAGCAGTACCACAACGCGGAGGCCGCGGACCCGGAGAATCCCGAGATCAGCTTCAGAATCGGTCTTCTGTATCTTGAAAGCGGCAGTTACGAGGAAGCTATCGGAGAACTAAAACAGGTTTTCGAACGTCTGCCTGCACATTTTGGGGCAAAATACTACTCTGCCGTCGCTCACACCAAGCTCGGGCAGTATTCCCAGTCAAGGATGCTTCTCGATTCCATACCCCAAAGCTCCGATTTCCACGTAGACGCAGTCGTCCATGGAGCGTACATAGATGAACTTGAGGGCTCAGAACAGAAAGCGATCAATATACTGAAAGAGCTTCATGAGAAGAACCCGTACAATCCCAAGGCCGTGAATTCTCTGGGTGAAATCTACGGAAGGCAGGGGAGACAGGAGGATTCGATCTCTTTGTACGGCAGGTATCTTGAGAAGCACCCCGATGACGAATCCGTTCTGTATTCGCTTGGCGTTTCGTATTACTACAGCGATCGCATACCGGAAGCGCTTTCGGTAATGGAGGACATAATCAGCAGGAATCCGCGGAGTTTCGATGCGATGAATTTCATCGGGTACACGTATGCCGAGCGGGGAGAAAAACTTGATTACGCCGAGGAACTCATTGGCAAGGCTCTTGAGCTTGCTCCCGGGCGGGCTTACATAATCGACAGCCTGGGGTGGGTTTACTATCAGAAGGGCGATTTCACCAGAGCCCTCGAGTATCTGCTTCGCGCCTCGGAAATCCCTCCTCCCGATGCGGCCATTTTGGAGCACGTGGGCGATGTGTATGAGAAGCTCGGCAAAAGAGAACTCGCGGTGGAGAATTACGCAAAAGCCCTTGAACTCTTGGATTCCAAGAAACTGGTTACGGTTGAAGACAGGAAAATCCGCGCGAGGCTTCAAGAAAAGCTAAAGGAATTCAGGCGCGATGAGGCATAG
- a CDS encoding Swt1 family HEPN domain-containing protein, whose amino-acid sequence MRENYDILNVEEIDFDIDNPRIKMALEKYGGQLNAKRIYFALRTATDGERKTSAFSSLMDSIRTNKGITQPITVVLKGDKKICIDGNSRLAIYKDFLEQGTLGDWSQIKALAHINKKFHDFKPAGLQKYLESRDEKGTEEATTNVKTIQRKLFDYVIGELKKHYGTENKVWWTEGVPLTIRQECAVRWEAENREGEQESQLYLINYINICHNNWGLFKDVISLDVRNKDNKKANTKWIKDLNEIRKITAHPERGVLTTEQVAFVNELSNKVNEHFPEDIS is encoded by the coding sequence ATGAGAGAGAATTACGATATTCTCAATGTTGAGGAGATAGACTTTGACATTGACAATCCTAGGATAAAAATGGCCTTGGAAAAGTACGGTGGCCAATTGAATGCAAAGCGTATTTACTTTGCCTTGCGAACCGCAACAGATGGAGAGAGAAAAACCTCGGCTTTTTCGAGTCTTATGGATTCAATCCGTACTAACAAAGGGATAACGCAACCGATTACAGTTGTATTGAAAGGAGATAAAAAAATTTGCATTGACGGGAATTCGCGTCTTGCCATATACAAGGATTTTCTCGAGCAAGGAACTCTTGGAGATTGGTCCCAGATTAAAGCATTGGCACATATCAACAAAAAGTTTCACGACTTCAAGCCTGCGGGGCTCCAAAAGTACCTAGAGTCCCGTGATGAAAAGGGTACGGAAGAAGCGACCACCAATGTGAAAACGATACAGCGAAAACTCTTTGACTATGTCATCGGGGAGTTGAAGAAACATTACGGTACGGAAAATAAGGTGTGGTGGACGGAGGGTGTTCCTCTCACGATCCGCCAGGAATGCGCGGTCAGGTGGGAAGCCGAAAATCGTGAGGGTGAGCAAGAATCTCAGCTTTACCTGATCAACTATATCAATATCTGTCACAATAATTGGGGCTTATTCAAAGACGTTATTTCGCTGGACGTCCGTAATAAGGACAACAAGAAGGCAAACACGAAATGGATAAAGGATCTCAACGAAATACGCAAAATCACAGCGCATCCTGAGCGCGGTGTTCTGACCACGGAACAAGTCGCCTTCGTGAACGAGCTTTCTAACAAGGTGAACGAGCATTTTCCTGAGGATATTTCGTAA
- the mqnC gene encoding dehypoxanthine futalosine cyclase encodes MCSLENIYAKVFEGSRISIDEATLLLEKADLLQLGSLADIVRKRFNPENIVTFVADTNPNYTNVCDTECLFCAFWRPPGAYDAYTLSVDKVIEIMRASYHNGATTVLLQGGHNPKLKLDYYIEIVKRATREIAELHLHAFSAPEIAAIAKYENLDTKHVLQSLWDAGLRTIPGGGAEVLTNRTRRAISPLKIDADTWMKITREAHLVGFKTTATMMFGHLERDEDIIEHLLRIRELQDETGNFLAFIPWTFKPKNTLLEKRMKDEVGGERYLRVLSVCRIFLDNFKHVQGSWFTQGKKMGSMSLHYGASDLGGTLYDENVLGCAENKIRSTVDELVHMIKSAGFNPAQRNTYYEILERF; translated from the coding sequence ATGTGCTCGCTTGAAAATATTTACGCCAAGGTTTTTGAAGGCAGCAGAATATCGATCGATGAAGCCACCCTACTTCTCGAAAAGGCTGACCTGCTCCAGCTCGGTTCCCTGGCCGATATCGTGAGGAAGAGGTTCAATCCAGAGAACATAGTTACCTTCGTCGCGGACACAAACCCCAACTACACGAATGTCTGCGACACCGAGTGCCTTTTCTGCGCATTCTGGAGGCCGCCGGGCGCATACGACGCCTACACACTGAGCGTCGACAAGGTAATCGAAATAATGCGCGCCTCCTACCACAACGGCGCCACTACGGTCCTTCTTCAGGGCGGCCACAACCCGAAACTCAAGCTTGACTACTATATCGAGATAGTAAAAAGGGCCACAAGGGAAATAGCGGAGCTTCATCTCCACGCCTTCTCCGCCCCAGAGATAGCCGCCATTGCCAAGTATGAGAACCTCGACACAAAGCACGTGCTGCAAAGCCTCTGGGACGCGGGACTGAGAACAATACCGGGAGGCGGGGCCGAGGTGCTGACGAACAGGACAAGAAGAGCGATAAGCCCCCTCAAGATAGATGCCGATACCTGGATGAAAATCACAAGGGAAGCCCATCTCGTGGGCTTCAAGACGACCGCGACCATGATGTTCGGCCACCTTGAGCGGGACGAGGACATAATCGAGCACCTGCTGAGAATAAGGGAACTCCAAGACGAAACCGGGAATTTCTTGGCGTTTATCCCCTGGACGTTCAAGCCGAAAAACACTTTGCTTGAAAAAAGAATGAAGGATGAGGTTGGCGGGGAGAGATACCTGAGAGTTCTGTCTGTATGCAGGATATTCCTTGATAACTTCAAGCATGTTCAGGGCTCGTGGTTCACCCAAGGGAAAAAGATGGGTTCGATGTCCCTTCACTACGGCGCAAGCGACCTCGGCGGAACTCTTTACGACGAGAACGTTCTGGGGTGTGCCGAGAATAAGATACGCTCAACTGTGGATGAACTGGTTCACATGATAAAAAGTGCCGGGTTCAATCCCGCGCAGAGAAACACTTATTACGAAATTCTGGAAAGATTCTAG